One Microbacterium esteraromaticum genomic window carries:
- a CDS encoding FAD-dependent oxidoreductase gives MHLVAIGGSDAGISTALRARELDPSVDVTVVVADAYPNFSICGIPYYFSREVQPWQSLAHRTHADLEATGMNLRLDTLATGIDVDSRRLTVRDAHGSESTIAYDELMVGTGASPSIAGIAGLDQLGPDDGVHLLHSMGDTFALEKYLDEHQPETAIIVGAGYVGLEMAEALTVRGLQVTQLQRGPEVLSTLDPELGSLVHDELTRHGVDVLTGTRVEAVAREAGRIAVTGTRDGEAFSRNADVVLVVVGVRPNTSLLTAAGATTGAGGAVVVDEQMRTGLPNVWAAGDGVVTHHRLLGVTYLPLGTTAHKQGRVAGENAIGGDTRFAGSLGTQVVKVFDVVAARTGLRDHEATAASFAPHSHTAIADDHKRYYPGATPISIRITGDTNDGRLLGAQLVGTRGAEISKRVDTYATALHHGMTVAAMSDLDLSYTPPLGSPWDAVQVATQAWERETRRSASALRQPAA, from the coding sequence ATGCATCTTGTAGCGATCGGCGGAAGCGACGCTGGAATCTCCACCGCCCTCCGGGCCCGCGAACTCGACCCGTCCGTCGACGTCACCGTTGTCGTGGCCGATGCGTATCCGAACTTCTCGATCTGCGGCATCCCGTACTACTTCTCCCGCGAGGTGCAGCCCTGGCAGTCGCTCGCCCACCGCACCCACGCGGATCTCGAAGCCACCGGCATGAACCTCCGTCTGGACACCCTCGCCACGGGTATCGACGTCGACAGCCGACGACTCACGGTCCGCGACGCGCACGGCAGCGAATCAACGATCGCGTACGACGAACTCATGGTCGGCACCGGAGCATCCCCGTCAATCGCCGGCATCGCAGGCCTCGACCAGCTCGGCCCCGACGACGGCGTGCACCTGCTGCACTCGATGGGCGACACCTTCGCGCTCGAGAAGTACCTCGACGAACATCAGCCCGAGACGGCAATCATCGTCGGAGCTGGCTACGTCGGCCTCGAAATGGCCGAAGCCCTGACCGTGCGGGGCCTCCAGGTCACCCAGCTGCAGCGCGGCCCCGAAGTCCTCTCCACCCTCGATCCCGAACTCGGCTCCCTCGTCCACGACGAACTCACCCGACACGGCGTCGACGTCCTCACCGGCACGCGCGTCGAAGCCGTCGCCCGTGAAGCCGGACGGATCGCCGTCACCGGCACCCGTGACGGCGAAGCATTCTCCCGCAACGCTGACGTGGTCCTCGTCGTCGTCGGCGTGCGACCCAACACCAGCCTCCTCACCGCAGCCGGCGCAACCACGGGAGCGGGCGGCGCTGTCGTCGTCGACGAACAGATGCGCACCGGCCTGCCGAACGTGTGGGCGGCCGGCGACGGGGTGGTCACCCATCACCGCCTGCTCGGCGTCACATACCTTCCTCTCGGCACCACGGCGCATAAGCAAGGGCGCGTCGCAGGGGAGAACGCGATCGGCGGCGACACCCGATTTGCAGGGAGCCTCGGCACGCAGGTCGTGAAGGTCTTCGACGTCGTGGCCGCACGCACGGGGCTCCGCGACCACGAAGCCACAGCCGCCAGCTTCGCCCCGCACAGTCACACCGCGATCGCGGACGACCACAAACGGTACTACCCGGGCGCCACGCCCATCAGCATCCGCATCACCGGAGACACCAACGACGGCCGTCTGCTCGGCGCGCAGCTCGTCGGCACCCGCGGTGCCGAAATCTCCAAGCGCGTCGACACCTACGCCACGGCTCTGCACCACGGCATGACTGTCGCGGCGATGAGTGACCTCGACCTGTCGTACACGCCCCCGCTCGGCTCACCGTGGGACGCCGTGCAGGTCGCAACCCAGGCGTGGGAGCGGGAAACGCGCCGGTCGGCATCTGCGCTGCGACAGCCTGCTGCTTAG
- the cmtR gene encoding Cd(II)/Pb(II)-sensing metalloregulatory transcriptional regulator CmtR, translated as MLTIASRIDVMNRLGRAMADPTRSRILMTLLQGPSYPAVLSRDLVLTRSNVSNHLTCLRDCGIVVAEPEGRQTRYEIADPHLAAALIALVDVTLAVDEHAPCVDSACTVAGCCATGVDA; from the coding sequence GTGCTGACTATTGCTTCCCGTATCGATGTAATGAACCGGCTTGGCCGGGCGATGGCCGATCCGACGCGCTCCCGGATCCTGATGACCCTGCTCCAGGGGCCCAGCTATCCGGCCGTCCTCTCGCGCGATCTGGTACTCACTCGTTCGAACGTGTCGAACCACCTGACGTGCCTGCGCGATTGCGGAATCGTCGTCGCGGAACCAGAAGGCCGCCAGACTCGCTATGAGATCGCCGATCCGCACCTCGCTGCTGCCCTCATTGCGCTGGTGGATGTGACGCTGGCTGTGGATGAGCACGCGCCGTGCGTGGACTCAGCGTGTACGGTGGCCGGTTGCTGTGCGACGGGGGTGGACGCGTGA
- a CDS encoding MIP/aquaporin family protein: MNIATRSQSEPARPHMLRRTAAEFLGTGLLVTIVVGSGIAAQRLSPDDVGLQLLENSLTTALGLTVLILMLGPVSGAHFNPVVSIADWLLGRRAGTGLPLRDLTPYLLAQVLGGIAGTFLAGVMFDAAPALSSNDRATDGHLVGEVVATAGLVLLIFALARTGKGSTTAAAVGAYIGAAYWFTSSTSFANPAVTIARMFTDTFAGIAPASVAPFIAAQLVGAAIGLAVLLTLYPTASRTAGDVVVPQQLENQP; the protein is encoded by the coding sequence ATGAACATTGCTACCCGCTCCCAGTCCGAGCCCGCGCGACCTCACATGCTGCGCCGAACTGCTGCCGAGTTCCTTGGAACGGGCCTGCTCGTCACGATCGTTGTGGGTTCCGGCATCGCTGCGCAGCGCCTCTCGCCGGATGACGTCGGCCTCCAACTGCTGGAGAACAGCCTGACCACCGCGCTCGGCCTGACGGTCCTGATCCTCATGCTGGGCCCCGTGTCTGGCGCGCACTTCAACCCCGTGGTGTCGATCGCAGATTGGCTGCTCGGACGCCGCGCCGGGACGGGACTCCCGCTGCGCGACCTCACCCCGTACCTGCTCGCGCAAGTTCTCGGCGGGATCGCCGGAACGTTCTTGGCGGGAGTGATGTTCGACGCCGCCCCCGCGCTCTCATCGAACGACCGCGCGACCGATGGCCACCTGGTCGGGGAGGTGGTCGCCACCGCGGGACTTGTGCTGTTGATCTTCGCGCTCGCGCGCACGGGCAAGGGATCGACCACGGCGGCCGCGGTCGGCGCGTACATCGGCGCGGCGTACTGGTTCACAAGCTCTACGTCGTTCGCGAATCCCGCGGTGACGATCGCCCGCATGTTCACCGACACCTTTGCCGGCATTGCGCCCGCCTCTGTCGCGCCGTTCATCGCTGCACAGCTCGTCGGGGCTGCGATCGGCCTCGCTGTGCTGCTCACCCTCTACCCGACCGCCTCCCGCACGGCCGGCGACGTCGTGGTCCCTCAGCAACTCGAAAACCAGCCCTGA